Proteins from one Deinococcus actinosclerus genomic window:
- a CDS encoding phosphoenolpyruvate carboxylase, which yields MSIRSDVNLLGRTLGQVLKEQEGEAFFELVERTRALVREVRAGGSDAELRAMLAGLSGPDAGNLARAFTWYFQLVNLAEEYERVRVLAAAGGVRPQSLAQAMQELRAQGLTAEEVEALLARLDLGLTFTAHPTEMRRRTVRRHLEQVARAIPTLSDGGVDGPEAAGIAAHVEALWRTPELRRLKPTVLDEVKGGLTYVSSIAQALPALQRDLHAAFREVFGRDTAATLPLSFSSWMGGDRDGNPFVTPQATRETLALHGERAREVLLGLIRQAFADLSQEDEGEEAYREELQSLFDAVKGGQTLDLVGRLEALHERLLADGQRRTAEQLLSPLLTVARVFGQHLVSLDVREHSAQTGAAVAELLRAAGVEADYAALPEHAKQELLIRELRSRRPLWPAGEGLPDTLETAVGPIREVRDAVRRAGPRAFGRYVISMAESVSDVLEPLILAREVGLRILPVPLFETLDDLQRAPQVVWELLSLPEYRAVLGDDVQEIMLGYSDSNKDTGFLAANWALHEAQRQISDVCRRAGVRWRFFHGRGTSIGRGGGPASRAILGQPAGTIDAGLRITEQGEALADKYSHPVLARRNLEQALYGLLLSAARPAGELNPAWTDAMTRAAASSARAYRALVDDPAFLPFFEHVTPIHEIARLNIASRPVRRPGAPTLGNLRAIPWVMSWTQNRANLPGWYGLCEGLQEIGVETAREMYATWPFFRTVLDNAQMSLAKSDPLIFDEYLRLLPEGDAHPLATHLKDAYARTVALVQDVVGAELMANEPRLKESISLRNPYIDPIHRIQVELLRRSRGKDGGLDEFERPLLLSIQGIAAGVRNTG from the coding sequence ATGAGCATTCGGAGTGATGTGAACCTGCTGGGCCGCACGCTGGGGCAGGTGCTGAAGGAACAGGAAGGCGAGGCGTTCTTCGAGCTGGTGGAGCGCACGCGCGCCCTGGTGCGCGAGGTGCGGGCAGGGGGCAGTGACGCGGAGTTGCGCGCGATGCTGGCGGGGCTGTCCGGGCCGGACGCGGGGAACCTGGCGCGGGCGTTCACGTGGTACTTCCAGCTGGTGAACCTGGCCGAGGAGTACGAGCGGGTGCGGGTGCTGGCGGCGGCGGGCGGGGTGCGGCCGCAGAGTCTGGCGCAGGCGATGCAGGAACTCCGCGCGCAGGGCCTCACGGCCGAGGAGGTCGAGGCGCTGCTGGCGCGGCTGGACCTGGGCCTGACGTTCACGGCGCACCCGACCGAGATGCGAAGGCGCACGGTGCGCCGTCACCTGGAGCAGGTGGCGCGCGCCATTCCCACCCTCAGTGACGGGGGCGTGGACGGGCCGGAGGCGGCGGGGATCGCCGCGCACGTGGAGGCGCTGTGGCGCACGCCAGAACTGCGCCGCCTGAAACCCACCGTGCTGGACGAGGTGAAGGGCGGCCTGACGTACGTGTCGAGCATCGCGCAGGCCCTCCCGGCCTTGCAGCGGGACCTGCACGCGGCGTTCCGGGAGGTGTTCGGGCGGGATACGGCGGCGACGCTGCCGCTGAGCTTCTCGTCGTGGATGGGCGGGGACCGGGACGGGAATCCGTTCGTGACGCCGCAGGCGACGCGGGAGACGCTGGCGCTGCACGGCGAGCGGGCGCGCGAGGTGCTGCTGGGGCTGATCCGGCAGGCGTTCGCGGACCTCAGCCAGGAGGACGAGGGCGAGGAGGCGTACCGCGAGGAGCTCCAGAGCCTGTTCGATGCGGTCAAAGGCGGGCAGACGCTGGATCTGGTGGGCCGCCTGGAGGCCCTGCATGAGCGTCTGCTCGCCGACGGGCAGCGGCGCACGGCAGAGCAGCTGCTGTCGCCGCTGCTGACGGTCGCGCGGGTGTTCGGGCAGCACCTCGTGAGCCTGGACGTGCGCGAGCACAGCGCGCAGACGGGCGCGGCGGTCGCGGAGCTGCTGCGCGCCGCGGGCGTGGAGGCCGATTACGCCGCGCTGCCCGAGCATGCCAAGCAGGAACTGCTGATCCGGGAGCTGCGCTCGCGCCGTCCGCTGTGGCCTGCCGGGGAGGGGCTGCCCGACACCCTGGAGACGGCGGTCGGCCCGATCCGCGAGGTGCGGGACGCGGTGCGCCGCGCCGGGCCGCGCGCGTTCGGGCGGTACGTGATCAGCATGGCCGAGTCGGTCAGCGACGTGCTCGAACCGCTGATCCTGGCGCGAGAGGTGGGCCTGCGGATCCTGCCGGTCCCGCTGTTCGAGACGCTGGACGACCTCCAGCGCGCGCCGCAGGTCGTGTGGGAACTGCTCTCGCTGCCCGAGTACCGCGCGGTGCTGGGTGACGACGTGCAGGAGATCATGCTGGGCTACAGCGACAGCAACAAGGACACCGGCTTCCTCGCGGCGAACTGGGCGCTGCACGAGGCGCAGCGGCAGATCAGTGACGTGTGCCGCCGCGCCGGGGTGCGCTGGCGCTTCTTCCACGGGCGCGGCACCAGCATCGGCCGGGGGGGCGGCCCGGCCAGCCGCGCCATCCTCGGGCAGCCTGCCGGCACCATCGACGCGGGGCTGCGCATCACCGAGCAGGGCGAGGCGCTGGCCGACAAGTACAGCCACCCGGTCCTGGCGCGGCGCAACCTGGAACAGGCGCTGTACGGGCTGCTGCTGTCCGCCGCGCGCCCGGCCGGAGAGCTGAATCCCGCCTGGACGGACGCCATGACCCGCGCCGCCGCGAGCAGCGCCCGCGCGTACCGCGCGCTGGTGGACGACCCGGCGTTCCTGCCGTTCTTCGAGCACGTCACGCCCATCCACGAGATCGCCCGCCTGAACATCGCCTCCCGTCCGGTGCGCCGCCCCGGCGCGCCCACGCTGGGCAACCTGCGCGCCATTCCGTGGGTGATGAGCTGGACGCAGAACCGCGCCAACCTCCCCGGCTGGTACGGGCTCTGCGAGGGCCTGCAGGAGATCGGCGTGGAGACCGCCCGCGAGATGTACGCCACATGGCCGTTCTTCCGCACCGTGCTCGACAACGCGCAGATGAGCCTCGCCAAGAGCGACCCGCTGATCTTCGACGAGTACCTGCGCCTGCTGCCCGAAGGGGACGCGCACCCGCTCGCCACGCACCTCAAGGACGCCTACGCCCGCACGGTCGCGCTGGTGCAGGACGTGGTGGGCGCCGAACTCATGGCGAACGAGCCGCGCCTGAAAGAGAGCATCAGTCTGCGCAACCCTTACATCGACCCGATTCACCGCATCCAGGTGGAACTCCTGCGCCGCAGCCGCGGCAAGGACGGCGGCCTGGACGAGTTCGAGCGTCCCCTGCTCCTGAGCATCCAGGGCATCGCGGCGGGCGTGCGCAACACCGGCTGA
- a CDS encoding GerMN domain-containing protein — MPRKLFSPFNVVAAGLLAVSVLALQAVQRTPPTPEPPKLELTERQTLKVKVYFTDLQVQTLKAETRTVQVSRTNTRSVAQAAVDVWARGPYDKSFLGVVPTGTPSPKVYLRGQHYYVDLPDAYTKLRYGASGERMLLCTLTRTLLEQKGQDVTFLVAGQGVEALGRMDLTQPFTAGDCADQ, encoded by the coding sequence GTGCCGCGCAAGCTGTTCTCGCCGTTCAACGTGGTGGCGGCCGGCCTGCTGGCCGTGTCGGTCCTGGCCCTGCAGGCCGTGCAGCGCACGCCGCCCACGCCGGAGCCGCCCAAGCTGGAACTGACCGAGCGGCAGACCCTGAAGGTCAAGGTGTACTTCACGGACCTGCAGGTGCAGACCCTGAAGGCCGAGACCCGCACCGTGCAGGTGTCGCGCACGAACACCCGCTCGGTGGCGCAGGCCGCCGTGGACGTCTGGGCGCGCGGCCCGTACGACAAGAGCTTCCTGGGCGTCGTGCCGACCGGCACGCCCTCCCCGAAGGTATACCTGCGCGGGCAGCACTACTACGTGGATCTGCCCGACGCGTACACCAAGCTGCGCTACGGCGCCAGCGGCGAGCGCATGCTGCTGTGCACCCTGACCCGCACCCTGCTCGAGCAGAAGGGGCAGGACGTGACCTTCCTGGTGGCCGGGCAGGGGGTCGAGGCGCTGGGCCGCATGGACCTGACGCAGCCCTTCACGGCCGGGGACTGCGCCGACCAGTGA
- a CDS encoding TIGR00282 family metallophosphoesterase, whose product MIRLLFVGDVFAAAGRRVLGSHLPSLRSKSDFIVVNMENAAGGFGLHREGADGALKAGAHCMTLGNHAWHHKDVYVLMQDEGTYPIVRPLNYSDPGTPGVGWRSFDVKTAQGTERLTVVNLLGRVFMEAVDNPFRAMDTLLERDDLGSVFVDFHAEATSEKQGMARYLDGRVAAVIGTHTHVPTADTRILPGGTAFQADAGFTGPFESIIGSDPHGPIERFVTERPHRYGAADGPAELNGVFVQIEGNRAVGIERYRYVEGQESGGQLS is encoded by the coding sequence ATGATCCGGTTGCTGTTTGTGGGGGATGTGTTCGCCGCGGCGGGGCGGCGGGTGCTGGGGTCGCACCTGCCGTCCCTGCGCTCGAAGTCGGATTTCATCGTGGTGAACATGGAGAACGCGGCGGGGGGTTTTGGCCTGCACCGCGAGGGCGCGGACGGGGCGCTGAAGGCCGGGGCGCACTGCATGACGCTGGGGAACCACGCGTGGCATCACAAGGACGTGTACGTGCTCATGCAGGACGAGGGCACGTACCCGATCGTGCGGCCGCTGAACTACAGCGATCCGGGCACGCCGGGCGTGGGCTGGCGCAGCTTCGACGTGAAGACCGCGCAGGGCACCGAGCGGTTGACGGTCGTGAACCTGCTGGGCCGGGTGTTCATGGAGGCGGTGGACAACCCGTTCCGCGCGATGGACACGCTGCTGGAACGCGACGATCTGGGCAGCGTGTTCGTGGATTTCCACGCCGAGGCGACCAGTGAGAAGCAGGGCATGGCGCGGTACCTGGACGGGCGGGTGGCCGCGGTAATCGGCACGCACACGCACGTGCCCACAGCGGACACGCGGATCCTGCCGGGCGGCACGGCGTTCCAGGCGGACGCGGGCTTCACCGGGCCGTTCGAGTCGATCATCGGCAGTGATCCGCACGGCCCGATCGAGCGCTTCGTGACCGAGCGCCCGCACCGCTACGGCGCGGCGGACGGCCCGGCGGAACTGAACGGCGTCTTTGTCCAGATAGAGGGCAACCGGGCCGTGGGGATTGAACGGTACCGTTACGTGGAAGGGCAGGAGAGCGGTGGTCAGCTCTCTTGA
- a CDS encoding alpha-amylase family glycosyl hydrolase has translation MRHYALLGALLTSLAGGSGAQTALPIPTFEGQVIYQVMPDRFFDGNPANNQGVNRDDPRAWHGGDLPGLTQKLAYIQKLGATSVWLTPVYQQQATNSFGTAGYHGYWPADFRNVDPHFGTLADFGTFVKAAQGAGMRVVLDQVINHYGYEAAAVRLRKDWFNTQAQCDATQNKDVDCPLSGLPDLRQSNPQVRDLLLGNANFWREQGVNAFRYDAIKHVERPFLNDLLAADRRAGTWTLGEWFGADTGTVADWQKAGFDSLFLFSLQDAMKTSVMGEGSLDAVRQVLARQGELPRPGEVALFLDNHDVPRFAQGSLFEDVGQERTRYGLRALMTLRGVPVIWQGTEIAMRGAADPDNRRDMRFEDAWTPAERAVFGATQAAIAARKASPALSSGSQTLLPTPDSVSGQLLLFTRELNGQTVLAAWHSGNARRTYSLKLGSLGMKWAALAATPSLFAGQNAKVSVSGGYLHLSLPARDAAAFRVQ, from the coding sequence ATGCGTCATTACGCCCTGCTGGGCGCGCTGCTGACCTCCCTGGCGGGCGGTTCGGGCGCGCAGACGGCCCTGCCCATCCCCACCTTCGAGGGGCAGGTGATCTATCAGGTCATGCCCGACCGCTTCTTCGACGGGAACCCCGCGAACAACCAGGGCGTGAACCGCGACGACCCGCGCGCCTGGCACGGCGGGGACCTGCCGGGCCTCACGCAGAAACTCGCGTACATCCAGAAGCTGGGGGCAACGTCGGTGTGGCTCACGCCGGTGTACCAGCAGCAGGCCACGAACTCGTTCGGCACGGCCGGGTACCACGGGTACTGGCCCGCGGACTTCCGGAACGTGGACCCGCACTTCGGGACGCTGGCGGACTTCGGGACGTTCGTGAAGGCCGCGCAGGGCGCCGGGATGCGCGTCGTGCTCGATCAGGTCATCAACCACTACGGGTACGAGGCGGCCGCCGTGCGCCTGCGCAAGGACTGGTTCAACACCCAGGCGCAGTGCGACGCGACTCAAAACAAGGACGTGGACTGCCCCCTGTCGGGCCTGCCGGACCTGCGCCAGAGCAACCCGCAGGTGCGCGACCTCCTGCTCGGGAACGCAAACTTCTGGCGCGAACAGGGCGTGAACGCCTTCCGCTACGACGCGATCAAGCACGTCGAGCGGCCCTTCCTGAACGACCTGCTGGCCGCCGACCGCCGCGCGGGCACCTGGACGCTCGGCGAGTGGTTCGGCGCGGACACCGGCACCGTCGCGGACTGGCAGAAGGCGGGCTTCGACAGCCTGTTCCTGTTCAGCCTGCAGGACGCCATGAAAACCAGCGTGATGGGCGAGGGCAGCCTGGACGCCGTCCGTCAGGTGCTCGCCCGCCAGGGTGAACTGCCGCGCCCGGGCGAGGTGGCGCTGTTCCTCGACAACCACGACGTGCCGCGCTTCGCGCAGGGCAGCCTGTTCGAGGACGTGGGTCAGGAGCGCACCCGCTACGGCCTGCGCGCCCTGATGACCCTGCGCGGCGTGCCCGTCATCTGGCAGGGCACCGAGATCGCCATGCGCGGCGCCGCGGACCCCGACAACCGCCGCGACATGCGCTTCGAGGACGCGTGGACGCCCGCCGAGCGCGCCGTGTTCGGCGCCACGCAGGCCGCCATCGCCGCGCGCAAGGCCAGCCCGGCCCTGAGTAGCGGCTCGCAGACGCTGCTGCCCACCCCGGACAGTGTCAGCGGCCAGCTCCTGCTCTTCACCCGCGAACTGAACGGCCAGACCGTCCTCGCCGCGTGGCACAGCGGCAACGCCCGCCGCACGTACTCCCTGAAACTGGGCAGCCTGGGCATGAAGTGGGCCGCGCTGGCCGCCACGCCCTCGCTGTTCGCCGGGCAGAATGCGAAGGTCAGCGTCAGCGGCGGGTACCTGCACCTGAGCCTCCCCGCGCGGGACGCCGCCGCCTTCCGCGTGCAATAA